In Nocardia asteroides, a single genomic region encodes these proteins:
- a CDS encoding DUF2637 domain-containing protein, whose translation MTELATAPTTRPRAHNFFWTVLTTATAVSITGNATKALLHTTALPAVAAAVAVIPPLALLAAVHGVTVLARAQGRADATHLVAIAMTALIAAGAFWLSYTALRALAVTAGVPTHEAWLWPLIIEGSMAQATVALLTLAHAPARTSALGNAAHADDGALVARPTAQRAHAPSASELSDDTLAEIAARLCARDPARRRAPELVAQVLAHHHLDGWNPTRIGRVLHKNRSTISRILSDANHLISNHPEIEGPRPHELSAADQRVNR comes from the coding sequence ATGACCGAACTCGCCACCGCGCCCACGACGAGACCGCGTGCGCACAACTTCTTCTGGACAGTGCTCACCACCGCAACCGCCGTGAGCATCACCGGCAACGCCACCAAGGCCCTCCTGCACACCACCGCCCTCCCGGCGGTCGCCGCCGCAGTCGCCGTCATCCCACCACTGGCCCTACTCGCCGCCGTACACGGAGTCACGGTCCTCGCCCGCGCGCAAGGGAGGGCCGACGCTACCCACCTGGTCGCGATCGCGATGACCGCGCTAATCGCAGCCGGAGCATTCTGGCTGTCCTACACCGCCCTGCGCGCCCTGGCGGTCACCGCGGGCGTGCCGACGCACGAAGCCTGGCTGTGGCCACTGATCATCGAAGGGTCCATGGCACAGGCGACCGTCGCACTCCTCACGCTCGCGCACGCGCCAGCCCGAACCTCCGCACTCGGCAATGCAGCACACGCCGATGACGGTGCACTCGTTGCCCGGCCAACCGCACAGCGTGCGCACGCGCCGAGCGCATCCGAGCTCTCCGACGACACCCTCGCCGAAATCGCCGCGCGATTGTGCGCACGCGATCCGGCGCGCCGACGCGCTCCGGAGCTGGTGGCGCAGGTGCTGGCGCACCATCACCTTGACGGCTGGAATCCAACCCGCATCGGTCGCGTGCTGCACAAGAATCGGTCAACGATCAGCCGCATACTCAGCGACGCCAACCATTTGATCTCGAACCATCCGGAGATCGAGGGACCGCGGCCACACGAGCTATCGGCCGCCGACCAGCGGGTGAACCGGTAG
- a CDS encoding type I polyketide synthase yields the protein MTINENTETGTGSRRKAGRSPEVEASRSPLLDRLSNGTAYALAFGGQGAKWLGELEEIERDSALEPELTALVNEAAALLEPVANQLLVVRPVGFDPIGWILENELAEGDDAESSAAPSERVLRSAAVSMPGVLLTQLAALRALKLQGLDVVEHPPVRMVGHSQGVLAAAALRDGGRRDAELLAFGQMIGAAASLVGRRRGLMPVGEQSPMVAVSNVDPEQLRAVVAEVSAGVDPAVAAVVSIRNGRRRAVLSGTPAQIARVRQRCTEIHDEQSAERDAKARGGSVFAPVFEDLAVDVAFHHPALTDTVDLVSGWARQCGLDAELAGALAQEILVDPIDWVGTVDDVVAAGAEWILDLGPGDLLSRLTAGTLRGTGVGVVAAATREGQRSLLTPGAAPQVPAPWSEFAPKPVRLPNGRIVVETSFTRLTGRSPILLAGMTPTTVDAKIVAAAANAGHWAELAGGGQVTEQIFADRVEELQTLLQPGRAVQFNSLFLDPYLWKLQLGGKRLVQKARAAGAPIDGVIVTAGIPELEEAVALISELTEAGIHHVAFKPGTVAQIRAVLRIADQVPGYPVIVHIEGGRAGGHHSWEDLDDLLLATYAELRTRDNVVVCVGGGIGTPERATEYLTGRWSAAHGYPVMPLDGVLVGTAAMATLEATTAPEVKQLLVDTPGTPDWVGAGTAINGMASGRSQLGADIHEIDNAASRTGRLLDEVAGDAAAVAARRDEIIAALNATAKPYFGDVATMTYLDWLERYVELAVGLDRRRDFDCGSDLGDAIREATRSQWLDSTWRDRFAEMIRRAEARLHPADRGEIPTLFGSDRELEDPVGAICTLRERYPAAAETLLHPADVPFFVSLCKIPGKPVNFVPVVDGDVRRWWRSDSLWQAHDLRYSADQVCIIPGTVAVAGITRVDEPVGELLDRFEQDTAYSLVRDGVVPAAVDARRVAGVTAGPIDAVLAAPDVRWSGRTTVNPVHRLGDLDGWVVDGKGAVHPATGATLAETTGPDAENSYVELTVPLLGRDTVSIRITVPVTVYNGGAPVITEADAETAMSALLAVAAGQSLPEVRGSVAHVNVAWTPDLGADHAGVSGGGLPESLSTLGRVVPDVLVGACWPAVFAVLGAARTTAGGSVIEGMLDLVHLDHQVHLLAELPDATSVLTVRAEAGETLDTDLGRVVEVKVRITGMLDRPETGLSMPTLATLTERFAIRGRTGAGELTDPPRAGGSVSDDARETARRRRRDVTVRAPHAMHAFAAVSGDHNPIHTSSSAAKLAGLGSPIVHGMWLSAAAQHVVAALDPASGIPARTVTAWTTRFLGMVRPGAEIDVRVERVAIDAGDEIVEVSCRADGDLVMAATGRTAAPKTAYALPGQGIQRKGMGMEARTRSKAAKEIWDRADKHTRKALGFSILAVVRDNPTYLKARGVEHRHPDGVLHLTQFTQVAMAVVGVVQVAELREAGAFVEGAVLAGHSVGEYNALCAVAGVLPLEATLEVVFQRGSAMHQLVPRDSQGRSDYRMAAIRPSQIDLPDEEVIGFVAAIAERTGAFLEVVNLNLRGSQYAIAGTLAGLEALETEIDRRREITGGKRAFILVPGIDVPFHSTVLRKGVPEFRQKLEQLLPADLHPEILVGRYIPNLVPRPFSLERSFVQEIADLVPSEPLAEVLTDFDGWAARPIELCRVVLVELLAWQFASPVRWIETQDVLFTDAAHGGLGVERFVEIGLAATPTVANLASQTLKLPAFGNTAVEVLNIEREAGVVFGTDTDPAPADEPVEEAAAATAAPAAAAPAPAAAPAAASGGPRPDDIAFTAADATKVLIALWTKLRLDQIGPVDTIEGLCDGVSSRRNQLLVDLGSELSLGAIDGAADADMGALSATVERLARTYKPFGTVLSDAINDHLRKVFGPSGKRPAAVADRVTKVWELGDGWASHVTAELSLGTREGASVRGGDLGGLVSGGLGDGSSVDAAIDAAVQAVAARRGIAVSLPSAGGGGGATVDAAALGEFTAQITGRDGVLASAARVVLEQLGLAEQASAAVATPDTLVDLVAAELGSDWPRLVAPAFDSRKAVLLDDRWASAREDLARLWLGADADAAELPVNGYLGAGEAVATQANWWRDRAKHEARSVLAGAYERIATAALTAEEPGEWSSDVAVITGASKGSIAAAVTGRLLSGGATVVVTTSRLDDSRLGFYKKLYREHARSGAALWVVPANMASYTDIDAVIDWVGGEQVDSAGGAKVKIKDAMTPTLLLPFAAPRVAGDLSDAGSRAEMEMRVLLWSVERLIGGLSALNADHDVDAKLHVVLPGSPNRGLFGGDGAYGESKAALDAVVGRWRAEKSWSQRVTLVHALIGWVRGTGLMGQNDPMVSAVEAAGVQTWSTAEMADELLKWCTSQARAITVTAPQQIDLTGGLAGVDLDLPALAKQAAEEAAAAEEQVEIVPTVDALPAPPTRSSALPVPEWSAVTTDLADMVVIVGAGELGPYGSARTRFEMEVSDELSAAGVLELAWTTGLVTWENDPKPGWYDVASGDFVPEHEVAERYHDAVVERCGVRRYADDAAMVDNSAPLMTSVFLDKDLTFTVGSEADARGFEAAAPEHTVVVPAGDGGDWQVTRKAGTEIRVPRKAKLSRTVGGQIPTGWDPTVWGISADMASSIDRVALWNIACTVDAFVSSGFDPAELMSWVHPSQVANTQGTGMGGMSSMRSLYVDNLLGEPRPNDILQEALPNVALAHVVQSYVGSYGAMVHPVAACATAAVSVEEGVDKIKLGKADVVVAGGFDDLGIEGIVGFGDMSATADSAVMAGKGIADRYFSRANDRRRGGFVESQGGGTVLLARGDVALEMGLPVLGVVAYAQSFADGVHTSIPAPGLGALGAGRGGRESKLAAELRGLGVTPDEVAVVSKHDTSTAANDPNESELHERLAAAIGRSAGAPLFVVSQKSLTGHAKGGAAAFQLIGLCQVLEQGVVPPNRSLDCVDDKMREYPHLVWVREALRFGERFPLKAGLVTSLGFGHVSGLLAVVHPQAFVAAVPAERRDDYLHRAEQRRLNGRQRFAEAMCGGSDLYERPADRRLGADGTPASRIRQLEADMLLSGDARLGADGTYRADGRGCETGRFAPASETERS from the coding sequence TTGACGATCAACGAGAACACTGAGACCGGGACCGGATCGCGCCGCAAGGCGGGACGGTCCCCCGAGGTGGAGGCGTCCCGGTCGCCCTTGCTGGATCGTTTGTCGAACGGCACCGCGTACGCGCTGGCGTTCGGCGGGCAGGGCGCGAAGTGGCTGGGCGAGCTGGAGGAGATCGAACGGGACAGCGCGCTGGAGCCGGAGCTCACCGCCCTGGTGAACGAGGCCGCCGCGCTGCTGGAGCCGGTCGCGAACCAGCTGCTCGTGGTGCGGCCGGTCGGCTTCGACCCGATCGGCTGGATCCTGGAGAACGAACTCGCCGAAGGGGACGACGCCGAGAGCTCGGCCGCGCCGTCGGAGCGCGTGCTGCGCTCCGCCGCGGTCTCGATGCCCGGCGTGCTGCTCACCCAGCTGGCCGCGCTGCGCGCACTCAAGCTGCAGGGGCTCGATGTCGTCGAGCACCCGCCGGTCCGGATGGTCGGGCACTCGCAGGGCGTGCTCGCCGCTGCCGCGCTGCGCGACGGCGGGCGCCGGGATGCCGAGCTGCTCGCGTTCGGGCAGATGATCGGCGCGGCGGCGAGCCTGGTCGGGCGGCGCCGCGGGCTGATGCCGGTCGGTGAGCAGTCGCCGATGGTCGCGGTCTCCAATGTCGATCCGGAGCAGCTGCGGGCTGTTGTCGCGGAGGTGTCCGCCGGGGTCGATCCCGCGGTCGCGGCGGTGGTCTCGATCCGCAACGGGCGCAGGCGCGCGGTGCTCTCCGGCACCCCGGCGCAGATCGCGCGGGTTCGGCAGCGCTGCACCGAGATCCACGACGAGCAGAGCGCCGAGCGGGACGCCAAGGCGCGCGGCGGCTCGGTCTTCGCGCCGGTCTTCGAGGACCTCGCGGTCGATGTCGCCTTCCACCACCCGGCGCTGACCGACACGGTCGACCTGGTCTCCGGCTGGGCGCGGCAGTGCGGGCTCGACGCCGAGCTGGCCGGTGCGCTGGCGCAGGAGATCCTGGTCGACCCGATCGACTGGGTCGGCACGGTGGACGACGTGGTCGCGGCAGGCGCCGAGTGGATTCTCGACCTCGGCCCCGGCGATCTGCTCTCCCGGCTCACCGCGGGCACGCTCAGGGGCACCGGCGTCGGCGTGGTCGCCGCCGCCACCCGCGAGGGCCAGCGCAGCCTGCTCACCCCGGGCGCGGCGCCGCAGGTGCCCGCGCCGTGGTCGGAGTTCGCGCCGAAGCCGGTGCGGCTGCCGAACGGCCGGATCGTGGTCGAGACCTCCTTCACCCGGCTCACCGGGCGCTCCCCGATCCTGCTCGCCGGCATGACGCCGACCACGGTCGACGCCAAGATCGTCGCCGCGGCGGCCAACGCGGGCCACTGGGCCGAGCTGGCCGGTGGCGGCCAGGTGACCGAGCAGATCTTCGCCGATCGCGTCGAGGAGCTGCAGACGCTGCTGCAGCCGGGCCGCGCGGTCCAGTTCAACTCGCTCTTCCTCGACCCCTACCTGTGGAAGCTGCAGCTGGGCGGGAAGCGGCTGGTGCAGAAGGCGCGGGCGGCGGGCGCGCCGATCGACGGCGTCATCGTCACCGCGGGCATCCCCGAGCTGGAGGAGGCCGTCGCGCTGATCTCCGAGCTCACCGAGGCCGGGATCCACCACGTCGCCTTCAAGCCGGGCACCGTTGCGCAGATCCGCGCGGTGCTCCGGATCGCCGACCAGGTCCCCGGCTACCCGGTGATCGTGCACATCGAGGGCGGCCGGGCCGGCGGGCACCACTCCTGGGAAGACCTGGACGACCTGCTGCTCGCCACCTACGCCGAGCTGCGCACCCGCGACAACGTCGTGGTCTGCGTCGGCGGCGGCATCGGCACGCCGGAGCGCGCCACCGAGTACCTCACCGGCCGCTGGTCCGCGGCGCACGGCTACCCGGTCATGCCGCTGGACGGCGTGCTGGTCGGCACCGCCGCGATGGCCACGCTGGAGGCGACCACCGCCCCCGAGGTCAAGCAGCTGCTCGTCGACACCCCCGGCACGCCGGACTGGGTCGGCGCTGGCACCGCGATCAACGGAATGGCCTCCGGCCGTTCGCAGCTCGGCGCCGACATCCACGAGATCGACAACGCCGCCTCGCGCACCGGCCGCCTGCTGGACGAGGTCGCGGGCGACGCCGCCGCCGTCGCCGCGCGCCGGGACGAGATCATCGCCGCGCTGAACGCCACCGCCAAGCCGTACTTCGGCGACGTCGCCACCATGACCTACCTGGACTGGCTGGAGCGCTACGTCGAGCTGGCCGTCGGGCTGGACCGGCGCCGCGACTTCGACTGCGGCTCCGACCTGGGCGACGCCATCCGCGAGGCCACCCGCTCGCAGTGGCTCGACAGCACCTGGCGGGATCGCTTCGCCGAGATGATCCGGCGCGCCGAGGCGCGGCTGCACCCGGCCGACCGCGGCGAGATCCCGACCCTCTTCGGCTCGGACCGGGAGCTCGAGGACCCGGTCGGCGCCATCTGCACGCTGCGGGAGCGCTACCCGGCCGCCGCGGAGACGCTGCTGCACCCGGCCGACGTCCCGTTCTTCGTCTCGCTCTGCAAGATCCCCGGCAAGCCGGTGAACTTCGTCCCCGTCGTCGACGGCGACGTCCGGCGCTGGTGGCGTTCGGACTCGCTGTGGCAGGCGCACGACCTGCGCTACTCGGCGGACCAGGTCTGCATCATCCCGGGCACCGTCGCGGTCGCCGGGATCACCCGGGTCGACGAGCCGGTCGGCGAGCTGCTCGACCGCTTCGAGCAGGACACCGCGTACTCGCTGGTGCGCGACGGCGTCGTCCCCGCCGCGGTGGACGCCAGGCGGGTCGCCGGCGTCACCGCGGGCCCGATCGACGCCGTGCTGGCCGCGCCGGACGTGCGCTGGTCCGGCCGCACCACGGTCAACCCGGTGCACCGCCTCGGCGACCTGGACGGCTGGGTGGTCGACGGCAAGGGCGCCGTGCACCCGGCCACCGGCGCCACCCTGGCCGAGACCACCGGCCCGGACGCCGAGAACAGCTACGTCGAGCTGACCGTTCCGCTGCTCGGCCGGGACACCGTCAGCATCCGGATCACCGTCCCGGTCACCGTCTACAACGGCGGCGCCCCGGTGATCACCGAGGCCGATGCCGAGACCGCCATGAGCGCGCTGCTCGCGGTGGCCGCCGGGCAGTCGCTGCCCGAGGTCAGGGGCTCGGTCGCGCACGTGAACGTGGCCTGGACGCCGGATCTCGGCGCCGATCACGCCGGCGTCAGCGGCGGCGGGCTGCCGGAATCGCTGAGCACGCTCGGCCGGGTCGTGCCGGACGTGCTGGTCGGCGCCTGCTGGCCCGCGGTCTTCGCGGTGCTCGGCGCGGCTCGCACCACCGCGGGCGGCAGCGTCATCGAGGGCATGCTCGACCTGGTGCACCTCGACCACCAGGTGCACCTGCTCGCCGAGCTGCCCGACGCCACCAGCGTGCTCACCGTGCGCGCCGAGGCGGGCGAGACCCTGGACACCGATCTCGGCCGCGTGGTCGAGGTCAAGGTGCGGATCACCGGCATGCTGGACCGGCCGGAGACCGGGCTCTCCATGCCCACCCTGGCCACGCTCACCGAGCGCTTCGCCATCCGCGGCCGCACCGGCGCCGGCGAGCTGACCGACCCGCCGCGGGCAGGCGGCTCGGTCTCCGACGACGCGCGCGAGACCGCGCGGCGCAGGCGCAGGGACGTCACCGTGCGCGCGCCGCACGCCATGCACGCCTTCGCCGCCGTCTCCGGCGACCACAACCCGATCCACACCAGCTCCTCGGCCGCCAAGCTGGCCGGGCTGGGCAGCCCGATCGTGCACGGCATGTGGCTCTCGGCCGCGGCCCAGCACGTGGTGGCCGCGCTCGACCCGGCGAGCGGCATCCCCGCCCGCACGGTGACCGCCTGGACCACTCGGTTTCTCGGCATGGTCCGCCCCGGCGCGGAGATCGACGTCCGCGTGGAGCGGGTCGCGATCGATGCGGGCGACGAGATCGTCGAGGTCTCCTGCCGCGCCGACGGCGACCTGGTGATGGCAGCGACCGGCCGCACCGCCGCGCCGAAGACCGCCTACGCCCTCCCGGGCCAGGGCATCCAGCGCAAGGGCATGGGCATGGAGGCGCGCACGCGCTCCAAGGCCGCCAAGGAGATCTGGGACCGCGCGGACAAGCACACCCGCAAGGCGCTCGGCTTCTCCATCCTCGCGGTGGTCCGCGACAACCCGACCTACCTCAAGGCCCGCGGCGTCGAGCACCGGCACCCGGACGGCGTGCTGCACCTGACCCAGTTCACCCAGGTCGCGATGGCCGTCGTGGGCGTGGTGCAGGTGGCCGAGCTGCGCGAGGCAGGCGCCTTCGTCGAGGGCGCCGTGCTGGCCGGGCACTCGGTCGGTGAGTACAACGCGCTCTGCGCGGTCGCCGGGGTGCTGCCGCTGGAGGCCACGCTCGAGGTGGTGTTCCAGCGCGGCTCCGCCATGCACCAGCTGGTCCCGCGGGATTCGCAGGGCCGCAGCGACTACCGGATGGCCGCCATCCGCCCCTCGCAGATCGACCTGCCGGACGAGGAGGTCATCGGCTTCGTCGCCGCGATCGCCGAGCGCACCGGCGCGTTCCTCGAGGTGGTCAACCTCAACCTGCGCGGCTCGCAGTACGCCATCGCGGGCACGCTGGCCGGGCTGGAGGCGCTGGAGACCGAGATCGACCGGCGCCGCGAGATCACCGGCGGCAAGCGCGCCTTCATCCTGGTGCCCGGCATCGACGTTCCCTTCCATTCGACGGTACTGCGCAAGGGCGTGCCGGAGTTCAGGCAGAAGCTGGAGCAGCTGCTCCCCGCCGACCTGCACCCGGAGATCCTGGTCGGGCGGTACATCCCGAACCTGGTGCCGCGGCCGTTCTCGCTGGAGCGCTCGTTCGTCCAGGAGATCGCCGACCTGGTTCCGTCGGAGCCGCTGGCCGAGGTGCTGACCGACTTCGACGGCTGGGCCGCGCGCCCGATCGAGCTCTGCCGCGTCGTCCTGGTCGAGCTGCTGGCCTGGCAGTTCGCCAGCCCGGTGCGCTGGATCGAGACCCAGGACGTGCTCTTCACCGACGCCGCGCACGGCGGCCTCGGGGTCGAGCGGTTCGTGGAGATCGGGCTGGCCGCCACCCCGACGGTGGCGAACCTGGCGAGCCAGACGCTCAAGCTCCCCGCCTTCGGCAACACCGCGGTCGAGGTGCTGAACATCGAGCGCGAGGCCGGCGTGGTCTTCGGCACCGACACCGACCCGGCCCCGGCCGACGAGCCGGTCGAGGAGGCCGCGGCAGCCACCGCGGCTCCCGCCGCTGCCGCCCCGGCCCCGGCCGCCGCGCCCGCGGCAGCCTCCGGCGGCCCGCGCCCGGACGACATCGCCTTCACCGCCGCCGACGCCACCAAGGTGCTCATCGCGCTCTGGACCAAGCTGCGGCTGGACCAGATCGGCCCGGTCGACACCATCGAGGGGCTCTGCGACGGCGTCTCCTCGCGCCGCAACCAGCTGCTGGTCGACCTCGGCTCGGAGCTCTCGCTCGGCGCCATCGACGGCGCCGCCGACGCCGACATGGGCGCGCTCTCGGCCACCGTCGAGCGGCTGGCGCGCACCTACAAGCCGTTCGGCACGGTGCTCTCCGACGCCATCAACGACCACCTGCGCAAGGTCTTCGGCCCGTCCGGCAAGCGCCCGGCCGCGGTCGCCGACCGGGTCACCAAGGTCTGGGAACTCGGCGACGGCTGGGCCAGCCACGTCACCGCCGAGCTCTCGCTCGGCACCCGCGAGGGCGCCAGCGTGCGCGGCGGCGACCTGGGCGGGCTGGTCTCCGGCGGGCTCGGTGACGGCTCCTCGGTGGACGCCGCGATCGACGCCGCCGTGCAGGCGGTCGCCGCTCGCCGCGGCATCGCGGTCTCGCTGCCGAGCGCTGGCGGCGGGGGCGGCGCGACCGTCGACGCCGCCGCGCTCGGTGAGTTCACCGCGCAGATCACCGGCAGGGACGGCGTGCTCGCCAGCGCCGCCCGCGTGGTGCTGGAGCAGCTCGGCCTCGCCGAGCAGGCCAGCGCCGCCGTCGCCACCCCGGACACCCTGGTCGACCTGGTCGCCGCCGAGCTCGGCTCGGACTGGCCGCGGCTCGTCGCCCCGGCCTTCGACAGCCGCAAGGCCGTGCTGCTCGACGACCGCTGGGCCAGCGCCCGCGAGGATCTGGCCCGGCTCTGGCTCGGCGCCGACGCCGACGCGGCCGAGCTGCCGGTCAACGGCTACCTCGGTGCGGGCGAAGCCGTCGCCACGCAGGCGAATTGGTGGCGGGACCGGGCCAAGCACGAGGCCCGCTCGGTGCTCGCGGGCGCCTACGAGCGGATCGCAACGGCGGCGCTGACCGCCGAGGAGCCGGGCGAGTGGTCCTCCGACGTCGCGGTGATCACCGGCGCCAGCAAGGGCTCGATCGCCGCCGCCGTCACCGGCAGGCTGCTCTCCGGCGGCGCGACCGTCGTCGTCACCACCTCGCGGCTGGACGACTCCAGGCTCGGCTTCTACAAGAAGCTGTACCGGGAGCACGCGCGCAGCGGCGCCGCGCTCTGGGTGGTGCCCGCCAACATGGCCTCCTACACCGATATCGACGCGGTGATCGACTGGGTCGGCGGCGAGCAGGTCGACTCGGCGGGCGGCGCCAAGGTGAAGATCAAGGACGCCATGACGCCGACCCTGCTGCTGCCGTTCGCGGCGCCGCGGGTGGCCGGTGACCTCTCCGACGCGGGCTCCCGCGCGGAGATGGAGATGCGAGTGCTGCTCTGGTCGGTGGAGCGGCTGATCGGCGGGCTCTCGGCGCTCAACGCCGACCACGACGTCGACGCCAAGCTGCACGTGGTGCTGCCGGGCTCGCCGAACCGCGGGCTCTTCGGCGGCGACGGCGCCTACGGCGAGTCCAAGGCGGCGCTGGACGCCGTCGTCGGCCGCTGGCGGGCGGAGAAGTCCTGGTCGCAGCGGGTCACCCTGGTGCACGCGCTGATCGGCTGGGTGCGCGGCACCGGACTGATGGGGCAGAACGACCCCATGGTCTCGGCGGTCGAGGCGGCAGGCGTGCAGACCTGGTCCACCGCGGAGATGGCCGACGAGCTGCTCAAGTGGTGCACCTCGCAGGCCAGGGCGATCACCGTCACCGCGCCGCAGCAGATCGACCTCACCGGCGGCCTGGCCGGTGTCGACCTCGACCTGCCCGCGCTCGCCAAGCAGGCGGCCGAGGAGGCCGCGGCGGCCGAGGAGCAGGTCGAGATCGTCCCGACGGTCGACGCGCTGCCCGCCCCGCCCACCCGCAGCTCCGCGCTGCCGGTGCCGGAGTGGAGCGCGGTCACGACCGACCTCGCCGACATGGTGGTCATCGTCGGCGCCGGCGAGCTGGGCCCGTACGGCTCGGCCCGCACCCGCTTCGAGATGGAGGTCTCCGACGAGCTCTCCGCCGCGGGCGTGCTGGAGCTCGCCTGGACCACCGGGCTCGTGACCTGGGAGAACGACCCCAAGCCGGGCTGGTACGACGTGGCGTCCGGCGACTTCGTCCCCGAGCACGAGGTGGCCGAGCGCTACCACGACGCCGTGGTCGAGCGCTGCGGCGTCCGCCGCTACGCCGACGACGCGGCCATGGTCGACAACAGCGCCCCGCTGATGACCTCGGTCTTCCTGGACAAGGATCTGACCTTCACGGTCGGCTCCGAGGCCGACGCCCGTGGCTTCGAGGCGGCGGCGCCGGAGCACACCGTCGTCGTCCCGGCCGGTGACGGCGGCGACTGGCAGGTGACCCGCAAGGCGGGCACCGAGATCCGGGTGCCGCGCAAGGCCAAGCTGTCCCGCACCGTCGGCGGCCAGATCCCGACCGGCTGGGATCCGACCGTCTGGGGCATCTCGGCGGACATGGCGTCCTCGATCGACCGGGTCGCGCTGTGGAACATCGCCTGCACCGTCGACGCCTTCGTCAGCTCCGGGTTCGACCCGGCCGAGCTGATGAGCTGGGTGCACCCCAGCCAGGTCGCCAACACCCAGGGCACCGGCATGGGCGGCATGTCGTCGATGCGCTCGCTCTACGTCGACAACCTGCTCGGCGAGCCGCGGCCGAACGACATCCTGCAGGAGGCGCTGCCGAACGTCGCGCTGGCGCACGTGGTGCAGTCCTACGTGGGCAGCTACGGCGCGATGGTGCACCCGGTGGCGGCCTGCGCCACCGCCGCGGTCTCGGTCGAGGAGGGCGTCGACAAGATCAAGCTCGGCAAGGCCGACGTGGTCGTCGCCGGTGGCTTCGACGACCTCGGCATCGAGGGCATCGTCGGCTTCGGCGACATGTCCGCGACCGCCGACTCCGCGGTGATGGCGGGCAAGGGCATCGCCGACCGGTACTTCTCCCGGGCCAACGACCGCCGCCGCGGCGGGTTCGTGGAGTCGCAGGGCGGCGGCACCGTGCTGCTTGCCCGCGGCGACGTGGCGCTGGAGATGGGGCTCCCGGTCCTCGGCGTGGTGGCCTACGCGCAGTCCTTCGCGGACGGCGTGCACACCTCGATCCCGGCGCCCGGGCTCGGCGCGCTCGGCGCGGGCCGGGGCGGGCGCGAGTCCAAGCTCGCGGCCGAGTTGCGCGGGCTCGGCGTCACCCCGGACGAGGTCGCGGTGGTCTCCAAGCACGACACCTCGACCGCGGCCAACGACCCGAACGAGTCGGAGCTGCACGAGCGGCTCGCCGCGGCGATCGGCCGGTCGGCGGGTGCCCCGCTCTTCGTGGTCTCGCAGAAGTCGCTGACCGGGCACGCCAAGGGCGGCGCCGCCGCCTTCCAGCTGATCGGGCTCTGCCAGGTGCTGGAGCAGGGCGTCGTGCCGCCGAACCGCAGCCTCGACTGCGTCGACGACAAGATGCGCGAGTACCCGCACCTGGTGTGGGTGCGCGAGGCGCTGCGGTTCGGCGAGCGGTTCCCGCTCAAGGCCGGGCTGGTCACCTCGCTCGGCTTCGGGCACGTCTCCGGGCTGCTCGCGGTGGTGCACCCGCAGGCGTTCGTGGCCGCGGTCCCGGCCGAGCGCAGGGACGACTACCTGCACCGCGCCGAGCAGCGCCGGCTCAACGGCAGGCAGCGCTTCGCCGAGGCGATGTGCGGCGGCTCCGACCTCTACGAGCGGCCGGCCGACCGGCGGCTCGGGGCGGACGGAACCCCGGCGTCGCGAATCCGTCAGCTCGAGGCCGACATGCTGCTCTCCGGGGATGCCCGTCTCGGTGCCGACGGCACGTACCGTGCCGACGGCAGGGGTTGCGAGACGGGCCGGTTCGCCCCGGCGTCCGAGACCGAGCGGTCATAG
- a CDS encoding holo-ACP synthase, whose amino-acid sequence MAIIGIGLDLVTISEFGEQLERVGTTMLRESFTAAERRYCQSKATDPTRSYAARWAAKEAVLKAWASSRFARRPQIGDNPYPLIEVVNDAWGRPSIRLHGLAAEFLPRVRVHLSLTHDGDTAAAMVVLEDPGELADLIEGRESSS is encoded by the coding sequence ATGGCAATCATCGGTATCGGGCTCGACCTGGTGACCATCTCGGAGTTCGGCGAGCAGCTGGAACGCGTGGGCACCACCATGCTCAGGGAGAGCTTCACCGCCGCGGAGCGGCGCTACTGCCAGAGCAAGGCGACGGATCCCACGCGCAGCTACGCGGCGCGGTGGGCGGCCAAGGAGGCCGTGCTCAAGGCATGGGCCTCCTCCCGGTTCGCCCGCCGCCCGCAGATCGGGGACAACCCGTACCCGCTGATCGAGGTGGTCAACGACGCGTGGGGCAGGCCGAGCATTCGCCTGCACGGCCTCGCCGCGGAGTTCCTGCCGCGGGTGCGCGTGCACCTCTCGCTCACCCACGACGGTGACACCGCGGCGGCGATGGTCGTCCTGGAAGACCCGGGCGAACTCGCCGACCTCATCGAGGGCAGGGAATCCTCGAGCTGA